A window of Cryptosporidium parvum Iowa II chromosome 1, whole genome shotgun sequence contains these coding sequences:
- a CDS encoding protein with 3x EFh domains, producing SFCTKLIAKLMLRNESSGISEQEKLELVHAASFTRRDIIRIYSRFKALDTNQNGELDPHELFEMPEIADNPLVKRVISIFDTNKDGKVSFVEFIIGLARLAVGSNPEEKMKFAFDIYDVNSDGWISNGELFKVMKIMVGDNLEDLQLQQLVDRCIIQADKDGDGLISYEEFCEMVAHLDINTKLNLQFQ from the exons TCTTTTTGCACGAAATTAATCGCCAAACTAATGCTTAGAAATGAATCAAGTGGTATTTCAGAGCAGGAAAAGCTTGAGCTAGTACACGCTGCGAGCTTTACCAGAAGAGATATTATTCGTATATACTCTAGATTCAAGGCACTAGATACTAATCAAAATGGGGAGCTTGACCCACACGAGCTTTTCGAAATGCCAGAAATTGCAGATAATCCATTAGTCAAGCGTGTGATTTCTATTTTTGACACTAATAAGGACGGTAAAGTATCATTTGTTGAATTCATTATAGGTCTTGCAAGGTTAGCTGTTGGGAGTAATCCGGAAGAGAAGATGAAGTTTGCTTTTGATATCTATGATGTGAATAGTGATGGCTGGATTTCAAATGGGGAGCTTTTTAAGgttatgaaaataatggtTGGAGATAATTTGGAGGATTTACAA cTTCAACAATTGGTTGATAGGTGCATAATTCAAGCAGATAAAGACGGAGATGGGCTCATTTCTTATGAAGAATTTTGTGAAATGGTTGCCCATCTTGATATTAATACCAAACTCAATTTGCAATTTCAG
- a CDS encoding DHHC family palmitoyl transferases with a signal peptide and 4x transmembrane domains — translation MTKSTNMAGTDDILLDHSNGYDKFRRKVLTALPVIFVVVIIMCLYLIYTFYHIIPLIKENSEAGISQVVIFNIFVLMTLVCFVLSILTKPGEIPDTPEWSIKTTGGLQSDLKSKELKSNGERRYCKWCAKYKPDRTHHCRVCRTCVLKMDHHCPWISNCVGWGNHKHLLLLILYSAISCAFITITLGPTLNKSLNMTTIQFGDIVALLLAEILSAFLVVVLFSFFFFHLWLVFNSMTTIEFCEKSRSTSYTNMWFKGYMHSFKQVFGSNPFLWIFPVGNQIGDGINFEHSQKPDRGIQNNEHTNRSNNVSNTNTDVVVDCQPKTTEESSLLLSSKQESGKIRDDSL, via the coding sequence ATGACCAAATCAACAAATATGGCTGGCACAGATGATATTCTGCTAGACCATTCAAATGGATACGATAAATTTAGGAGGAAAGTGCTCACTGCGCTCCCTGTCATCTTTGTAGTGGTGATTATAATGTgtttatatttgatttatacGTTTTACCATATTATTCCTTTAATTAAGGAAAATAGCGAAGCTGGCATTTCTCAAGTGgtcattttcaatatatttgtaCTCATGACGCTCGTTTGCTTTGTTCTTAGTATCTTGACAAAGCCTGGGGAGATTCCGGATACTCCCGAATGGAGCATTAAAACTACGGGAGGCTTACAAAGCgatttaaaatcaaaagagCTGAAAAGTAATGGAGAAAGAAGATATTGTAAGTGGTGTGCAAAATACAAGCCTGATAGAACTCACCATTGTAGAGTATGCAGAACTTGTGTTCTTAAAATGGATCACCACTGTCCCTGGATCAGCAACTGTGTTGGTTGGGGAAACCATAAACACCTCCtacttttaatattatactCTGCAATTTCATGTGCTTTTATTACCATTACATTGGGTCCTACCCTAAATAAGAGCCTAAATATGACAACTATTCAATTTGGAGATATTGTCGCGCTTTTGTTGGCCGAAATTTTATCAGCATTTTTGGTAgttgtattattttccttctttttctttcatttaTGGTTAGTTTTTAATTCTATGACAACTATTGAATTCTGTGAGAAGTCTAGAAGCACTTCCTATACTAACATGTGGTTTAAGGGTTATATGCATTCGTTTAAACAAGTATTTGGGTCGAACCCATTTTTGTGGATTTTTCCTGTTGGAAACCAGATAGGTGATGGAATAAACTTCGAACATTCTCAGAAACCTGATAGAGGcattcaaaataatgagCACACAAATAGATCAAATAATGTATCTAATACGAACACCGATGTGGTCGTGGATTGCCAACCAAAAACAACAGAAGAAAGtagtttattattaagttCAAAGCAGGAGTCTGGTAAAATTAGAGACGACTCTCTTTAG